In the Alistipes provencensis genome, ACTGCCGCAAGGCGGAAGAGGTGTCGCCCGACGGTAGCACGGTCTATAAACTGCTGGCCGGCAGCGATCCCAACAAGGACCAGAGTTATTTCCTCTGTCAGCTTTCGCAGGAACAGTTGCGCTACGCGCTGTTCCCCGTCGGGGATTTGCTGAAACCCGAGGTGCGGCGCATCGCCGCCGAGCAAAACCTCGCCACGGCCAAGCGCAAGGATTCGCAGGGCATCTGCTTCGTCGGCAAGGTCGATCTGCCGACTTTCCTCCAGCAGAAACTCACCCCCAAGCGGGGCAATGTGCACGAAATACTCCCCGTCTGGCCGAAATTCCGCCGGGAAGCACCTCCCGCAGACGGTTCCGAACCCTCGGACGAACAGTTGGCGGCACTGGCCGAACCGTGGCACTACACCGTGCGCGACGGCAAGAAGATCGGCGAGCACAACGGCGCCCATTTCTACACCGTCGGCCAACGCAAGGGCCTCGGCATCGGGGGACGCAAGGAGTCGCTGTTCATCCTCGCAACGGACGTGGCGCAGAACGTGATCTACGTCGGCGAGGGCGACGCACACCCGGGGCTGTGGCGTCCGGCGCTGCACATCGTTCCCGGGGAAATTCACTGGGTCAACCCCTCGCGCACGATGACGCCCGGCCAGAGCGCCCGGTTCTCCGTGCGCATCCGCTACCGCCAACCTTTACAGGGAGCGACGCTCTACATGCGTTCGCAGGGATTGTACATCCTCTTCGACGAGCCCCAGCGGGGCATCACCCCGGGGCAGTTCGCCGCATGGTACGACGGCGACGAACTGGTCGGCTCGGGAGTGATCGGGCAATAACCTAATCGAACTCACTATGATAAAACATTTCATCCTGATCGCCGCCGGAGTACTTTGCCTCCATACCGCCACAGCCCGCAAGTATGTCGATGCCTCGACACTGACCCTCATCGGCCGCACCTGCCCTATGAAGGAAAATCCCTATTACCGGGTCGACACGGCCCGTTACCATTTTGACAACGCCACCATCCGCCGTTATTGCGGTTATCCGGCCGGTGTCGCGGTACTCTTCACCACCAACAGCCGCTCTATCGAGGCCCGCTGGACTACTACCCCGCGCAACTACGGTTGGAACATGAGTCCGGTCATGCAACGCGGCATGGACCTCTATATCCGCCAGAACGACACCTGGATGATGGCCGGCGCGGCTCGTCCCGGACTGGAAGACCGGCACGCCAGCACCATCATCGAACACATGGACCGACAGCCCAGAGAGTGCATGCTCTACCTGCCGACCTGGAGCGAACTGCTGACACTGGAGATCGGCGTGGACGACGACGCTTCCGTCACGCCGCTTGCATCGCCTTACAAACACCGTGTCATCGTCTTCGGGTCGAGCATTACCCACGGGGCGTCGGCCAGCCGCCCGGGAATGGCCTATCCGGCACGCATGAGCCGCATGACAGGTATCGAGTTCGTCAATCTGGGTTACAGCGGCAACAGCATGCTCCAGCCCGAATTCGCGCGGCTGCTTGCCGAGACCGATGCCGACGCCTTTCTTTTCGACGCCTTCTCGAATCCCTCCCCGGCCATAATCCGCGAACGGCTCGACGCATTCGTCGCAACGCTCGTCAAGGCACACCCCGACAAACCGCTGATCTTCATGCAGACCCATTGGCACGCCGCAGGTAATTTCAACAATAAGACCGCACAGTTCCACCGCGAGCGGATCGACACCGTCGACCGGATGATGCGACGGCTGGCCAAACAATACGACAATGTCTATTTCCTCGACGGCGAATGGTACTATGGCAAGGACTCCGAGGGGACTATCGACTGCGTCCACGGTTCCGACCTGGGATTCGACCGAATGATCCGGGAACGACTGCCCCACATCCGAAAGATCCTGCGCCGATACGGGATCAGCTCAAAAAACGCTGTCCGGTAAAAACCACCGACGGCATTCGTATTACCGAAACCGTTCGTCAACCGTACGCCCGCCCGTGAAGATCAGCCGTCTGATAACATCCCTCCTGTTCTGCGCCGGATGCTGCGCTGTCGCCGGACAGCGCCCCGTGGGCGTCGCCTACTACGACGTGGACCGCATCTACGACACCGTCCCGGCACTTTTCTACGACGATTCCGACTACACGCCCGAAGGCCGCCTGCGGTGGACCTCGGCCCGTTACGAACGCAAGATACGCAACACGGCGGCCGTCATCGACTCGATGGCCCTGCCCATCGTCGCCCTGTGGGGCGTGGAGAACGAGCAGGTCGTGCGCGACCTCGCCGCAGCCTGCAAGGGCGACTACTCCTACCTCCACCGCACGCTCAATTCGCTCGACGGAATGGATTTTGCGTTGCTCTATTACGGAGACCTCTTCTACCCCGTTTACGACGAGCCGGGCCGCCGCTATCTCTATGTCGAGGGCGAACTGGGGCGCGACACCGTGGGGCTGGTGCTGTGCTCCGACCCGCGCACGGCCCGGTGGCTCATCGGCGACCTGCGCGAGGAGCGCCCGCATGCGAAACTGCTCGTCATGGGCCGCACAGGATCATTTTTCACAACCGATTCCGGACTCCTCGACAAGACCCTGCGGGCCGAAAAAGCCGGCCGCGGCAACGTCCGGAGTACCCGGAAATGGCAGATGCGTGACCGGATTTGGGCCGACACAGCGCTGAAAACTTCCGAAGGCGACGTTTTTGTACGCCGCTATCTGGTTGACCAAAAGACGGGTAACCCCCTCACAACCTACTCCCGAGGGGTCTACCGCGGCGGTTACGGATATTCGCTTCCGGTGTTTGTTTACATCCGGTAGATTTTTTTGGAAATTTCGAAAAGTTTTCGTATTTTCGCAATCCCTTGAGCGAAAATAAAATTTCGCATTGCGGTCACGGCGGCGTTACCGCTATTTTTAGGTCTCGGGGAAACGTGTTAGAAAAAAATTTATATTCACATACCAATTAAAAAAATCAAAAAACTATGGCAGACGTAAAACGGGTCTATACCTTCGGAAACAAAGAGGCCGAAGGCAACGGCAAAATGCGTGAACTGCTCGGCGGCAAGGGTGCCAACCTTGCGGAGATGAACCTGATCGGCATCCCCGTTCCCCCGGGATTCACCATCACCACGGAAGTGTGTGCGGAGTACTACAAGCACGGCAAGGAGGCCGTCATCAAGGCGCTCCGCCCCGAAGTCGAGAAGGCGATGAAGAACATCGAGAACCTGACCGGCATGAAATTCGGCGACAAGGAGATGCCGCTGCTCGTTTCCGTCCGTTCGGGAGCCCGCGCTTCGATGCCCGGCATGATGGACACCATCCTCAATCTGGGCATGAACGATCAGGCTGTGGAGGCCGTTGCCAAGCGCACGGGCAACCCGCGTTTCGCATGGGACTCGTACCGCCGCTTCGTACAGATGTACGGCGACGTGGTGCTGGGCATGAAACCCGTTTCGAAAGAGGATCACGACCCGTTCGAAGTCATCATCGAGGAGCAGAAGGAGAAGAAGGGCGTCAAGAACGACACCGACCTGACGACCGACGACCTGAAAGAGCTGGTGAAGAACTTCAAGGCCGCCGTGAAGAAGCAGACCGGCGAGGATTTCCCGGCCAATCCGTGGGATCAGCTCTGGGGCGCCGTCTGCGCCGTGTTCGGTTCGTGGATGAACGACCGCGCCATCCTCTACCGCAAGCTCAACAACATCCCCGCCGAATGGGGCACGGCCGTATCGGTGCAGGCCATGGTATTCGGCAACATGGGTTCGAACTCCGCAACGGGCGTAGCCTTCTCGCGCGACGCCGCCACGGGTGAGAACCTCTTCAACGGCGAGTACCTCATCAACGCCCAAGGCGAGGACGTCGTGGCCGGCATCCGCACCCCGCAGCAGATCACGATCGAGGGTTCGAAACGCTGGGCCGTAGCCCAGAAGGTCTCGGAAGAGGACCGCAAGGCGAAATTCCCCTCGCTCGAAGAGGTGATGCCCGAGGTTTACAAGGAGCTGTTCGACATCCAGCACCACCTGGAGCAGTACTTCACCGACATGCAGGACATCGAGTTC is a window encoding:
- a CDS encoding SGNH/GDSL hydrolase family protein — translated: MIKHFILIAAGVLCLHTATARKYVDASTLTLIGRTCPMKENPYYRVDTARYHFDNATIRRYCGYPAGVAVLFTTNSRSIEARWTTTPRNYGWNMSPVMQRGMDLYIRQNDTWMMAGAARPGLEDRHASTIIEHMDRQPRECMLYLPTWSELLTLEIGVDDDASVTPLASPYKHRVIVFGSSITHGASASRPGMAYPARMSRMTGIEFVNLGYSGNSMLQPEFARLLAETDADAFLFDAFSNPSPAIIRERLDAFVATLVKAHPDKPLIFMQTHWHAAGNFNNKTAQFHRERIDTVDRMMRRLAKQYDNVYFLDGEWYYGKDSEGTIDCVHGSDLGFDRMIRERLPHIRKILRRYGISSKNAVR
- a CDS encoding endonuclease/exonuclease/phosphatase family protein yields the protein MKISRLITSLLFCAGCCAVAGQRPVGVAYYDVDRIYDTVPALFYDDSDYTPEGRLRWTSARYERKIRNTAAVIDSMALPIVALWGVENEQVVRDLAAACKGDYSYLHRTLNSLDGMDFALLYYGDLFYPVYDEPGRRYLYVEGELGRDTVGLVLCSDPRTARWLIGDLREERPHAKLLVMGRTGSFFTTDSGLLDKTLRAEKAGRGNVRSTRKWQMRDRIWADTALKTSEGDVFVRRYLVDQKTGNPLTTYSRGVYRGGYGYSLPVFVYIR
- the mnmA gene encoding tRNA 2-thiouridine(34) synthase MnmA, with the translated sequence MARVVIGLSGGVDSSVAAWLLKQQGHEVIGLFMINWHDTTGTLEGDCPWHDDRVFAELVAKKLDIALHVVDLSDEYRKRVVEYMFAEYEQGRTPNPDVLCNREIKFDVFLGEALKLGADYVATGHYCRKAEEVSPDGSTVYKLLAGSDPNKDQSYFLCQLSQEQLRYALFPVGDLLKPEVRRIAAEQNLATAKRKDSQGICFVGKVDLPTFLQQKLTPKRGNVHEILPVWPKFRREAPPADGSEPSDEQLAALAEPWHYTVRDGKKIGEHNGAHFYTVGQRKGLGIGGRKESLFILATDVAQNVIYVGEGDAHPGLWRPALHIVPGEIHWVNPSRTMTPGQSARFSVRIRYRQPLQGATLYMRSQGLYILFDEPQRGITPGQFAAWYDGDELVGSGVIGQ